A single region of the Lotus japonicus ecotype B-129 chromosome 4, LjGifu_v1.2 genome encodes:
- the LOC130715993 gene encoding putative glycerol-3-phosphate transporter 4, with protein sequence MSRQQQQCDSRRGKIPPGILLIRGKDWNLHTYRYMVLFITFIAYVCYHASRKGTGIVKSVLCPVPNRTKIHGWSPFNGPEGTSKLGEIDVAFLACYSLGMYVAGHLGDTLDLRLFLTVGMMGSGVFVGLFGMGYFWNVHEFWFFLVMQMVAGLFQATGWPSVVAVIGNWFGKRKRGLIMGVWNAHTSVGNISGSLLAASVLDYGWGWCFVVLGGVMVFGGVVVYLFLAAYPEDVGFSSINQGDEEAQGGKDGGGGGEGESGGVSRKSIGLVEACMIPGVITFALCLFFAKLVAYTFLYWLPFYLTQTEIGGKYISVKSAGNLSTMFDVGGIVGGILAGHISDRLNARAITAASFLFAAIPSMFLYRSYGSVSMNANIALMMVTGLLVNGPYALITTAVSADLGTHSSLKGNSRALATVTAIIDGTGSVGAALGPLLTGFISTKGWNGVFTMLIVGAFIAGLLLTPLIIAEITERTGKPSEQQNLEASASQPLLEEER encoded by the exons ATGTCACGGCAGCAACAACAATGCGATTCACGGCGGGGGAAAATCCCGCCGGGAATTCTTCTAATCCGCGGCAAGGATTGGAACCTCCACACCTACCGCTACATGGTTCTGTTCATCACATTCATCGCCTACGTTTGCTACCACGCTTCACGAAAAGGCACCGGCATAGTCAAAAGCGTGCTCTGCCCTGTCCCAAACAGAACCAAAATCCACGGTTGGAGCCCCTTCAATGGCCCAGAAGGAACTTCCAAGTTGGGAGAAATCGATGTGGCGTTCTTGGCTTGTTACTCTCTAGGGATGTATGTTGCTGGGCACTTAGGGGATACCCTGGATTTGCGATTGTTCCTCACGGTGGGGATGATGGGGAGTGGAGTTTTTGTGGGGCTTTTTGGGATGGGGTATTTCTGGAATGTTCATGAGTTTTGGTTTTTTCTGGTGATGCAGATGGTGGCGGGGTTGTTTCAGGCGACGGGGTGGccgtcggtggtggcggtgattgGGAACTGGTTtgggaagaggaagagggggCTGATAATGGGGGTTTGGAATGCGCATACTTCGGTTGGGAATATTAGTGGGTCGCTTCTTGCGGCGAGTGTTTTGGATTATGGGTGGGGGTGGTGTTTTGTTGTGCTTGGTGGGGTGATGGTGTTTGGAGGGGTTGTTGTTTATTTGTTTCTGGCTGCGTATCCGGAGGATGTCGGGTTTTCGTCGATTAATCAGGGGGATGAAGAGGCTCAAGGAGGtaaagatggtggtggtgggggtgaAGGGGAGAGTGGTGGTGTTTCCAGGAAGAGCATAGGGCTTGTTGAAGCTTGCATGATACCAGGAGTGATCACTTTTGCTTTGTGCCTGTTCTTTGCCAAGCTTGTTGCCTACACTTTTCTCTATTGGTTGCCATTTTACTTGACTCAGACAG AAATTGGTGGGAAGTACATCTCTGTTAAATCTGCTGGAAACCTTTCAACCATGTTCGATGTGGGGGGCATTGTTGGGGGCATTCTTGCAGGCCACATATCTGATAGGCTCAATGCTCGCGCTATAACCGCAGCCAGCTTCTTGTTTGCAGCGATTCCTTCCATGTTTTTATACAGATCATATGGAAGTGTTTCCATGAATGCCAATATTGCACTCATGATGGTGACTGGATTATTAGTAAATGGACCCTATGCACTCATCACTACAGCTGTCTCTGCGGATTTGGGTACGCACAGTTCTCTTAAAGGGAATTCTCGTGCTCTGGCTACAGTTACTGCTATTATAGATGGTACCGGATCAGTTGGTGCAGCTCTTGGCCCTCTTCTTACTGGGTTTATCTCAACAAAGGGGTGGAATGGAGTTTTCACTATGCTAATCGTTGGGGCTTTTATTGCTGGGCTTCTTTTGACGCCTTTGATCATAGCTGAAATCACAGAAAGAACGGGCAAACCTAGCGAACAGCAAAATCTTGAAG CCTCTGCATCTCAACCACTTCTGGAGGAAGAAAGGTGA